The Mycolicibacterium parafortuitum nucleotide sequence GCCCGCCGGTGTAACCGACCCGGGTGGACACCACTCCGGGCTGCTTGCGGATCAGATCCTGCATACCCCAGAAGCATCCGCCCGCCAGAACTGCTCGCTTGTGGTCGCTCACGCCTGCTCCTTCTCGGTGGCTGTATCCCTGCTCCCCATAGTGCCTGTGTACAACCGCGGGCGAAACGTTCGTGTTCCGGGCGGCGATTACGGAAATGTGATGCGAGTGTCCACCGCTGCCCTTGTGGCGACCGCTGCCGTTGCCGCTGCCACCTGGGGCGCACCGATCGCGGCCGCGGAGACCGCCGTACTGGCCGAGCAGCCCGGCGACGGGCGCGCAGTATTCCTCGACGACCCCGCAATCGTCGACCCCCAGCCGTTGCGTGCCGAGTCCTACCACCGCGTCCCCGGGGACCGGGCCGTCGCCGTGCACTTCACCACCGGCACCCCGCAGTGCTTCGGCGTGGATGCCACGGCCACCGAGACCGCCGACGCGGTGACCGTCGAGTTGCGGGGCGGGACGCTGCCCGATGCGGTCGACAAGGCCTGCATCATGCTCGCGGTGTTCGGCTCCATCGAGGTTCCGCTGCAGGCGCCACTGGGCGACCGCCAGGTGCTCGCCGTCTTCTGACGCTCGACAAGCCCGGGTAGAACGTGTTCTAGTTCTGGGTGTGACGAGCAGCACCTTCAGCCGCGAGGAACTCGCCGAGGCGTTCGGGCAGTTCGAGGCCACGGTCGACCGGGCCGCCCAGACCCGGGACTGGGATCCGTGGGTTGACCAGTACAGCGACGACATCCTCTACATCGAGCACGCCGCGGGCACGATGCGCGGGCGCGAGCAGGTGCGCCCGTGGATCTGGAAGACGATGGAGAGCTTCCCGGGCAGCTACATGACGTCGTTCCCGTCGCTGTGGCACGTGATCGACGAGAGCACCGGCCGCATCATCTGCGAACTCGACAACCCGATGCGTGACCCCGGCGACGGCACCATCGTCAGCGCCACCAACATCTCGATCCTCACCTACGCCGGGGACGGGCAGTGGAAGCGGCAGGAGGACATCTACAACCCGCTGCGGTTCGTGTCCGCGACGGTGAAGTGGTGCCGCAAGGCCGAGGAGCTCGGCACGCTGCCCGACGAGGCCGCCCAGTGGATGGCCAAGTACGGCGGCCGCAAGTGACCGCTCTGGTGATCGGTGCCAACGGCTACCTCGGCAGCCATGTCACCCGCCAACTCGTCGCTGCCGGCCAGGACGTGCGCGTGATGGTCCGCGACGGCGCCAACACCGTCGGTATCGACGACCTCGCGATCACCCGGTTCGTCGGCGACATCTGGAACACCGCGGTGTTGCGCGAGGCGATGACGGGCTGCGACGTCGTCTACTACTGCGTCGTCGACACCCGCGGCTGGCTGCGCGACGCGGCGCCGCTGTTCCGCACCAACGTCGACGGCACCCGCAACGTCCTGGACGTCGCGGTCGAACCCGAGATCGCCGCGGGGCTACGCAAATTCGTGTTCACCAGCAGCTACGTGACCGTCG carries:
- a CDS encoding nuclear transport factor 2 family protein — its product is MTSSTFSREELAEAFGQFEATVDRAAQTRDWDPWVDQYSDDILYIEHAAGTMRGREQVRPWIWKTMESFPGSYMTSFPSLWHVIDESTGRIICELDNPMRDPGDGTIVSATNISILTYAGDGQWKRQEDIYNPLRFVSATVKWCRKAEELGTLPDEAAQWMAKYGGRK